Proteins from one Salvelinus namaycush isolate Seneca chromosome 34, SaNama_1.0, whole genome shotgun sequence genomic window:
- the LOC120028517 gene encoding vomeronasal type-2 receptor 1 yields the protein MDNTGFNWKYRLLCGLCAFLHFYASISAESSCKLKAKFNLSGYRNVEKKKVVMGGMFPVHRRIASANTNSSSVPLSLGCEGFNFRTFRWTQTMLFAIDEINKRTDLLPDTDLGYVIYDSCFTISKAVEGTLTYLTGQEEAVPNYRCGTGAPLAALVGAGGSDLSIATARILGLYYFPQVSYASSCSVLDSKFQFPTFLRTIPNDVYQSEAMARLVLHFGWTWVGTIAADDDYGKYGIKAFKEQVEEAGVCISFSETLPKVSSPEDIQRIVETVVESTAKIIVVFSSDVDLSPLIQELIQHNVTNRTWIASEAWVTSALINQPGVSSLLGGTLGFGLKRAEIPGLQRYLLNIDPYSNPLTEEFWETAFNCTLDYGRALRLAKEMTKAAVEQGGNTSLSRAVRGVPEWLCSGKESLEKLNNTYSDVTQLRITYSVYKAVYTVAHALHNMEICEPGLGPFNNNSCADITKFEPWQLMYYLKNVWFQVPHTKEPLFFQDGDVDGYYDIINWQVKGDGEISYVTIGQFNSTAAPDAMMTINNASIVWNNDELETPRSVCSESCQPGTRKGIRQGEPVCCFDCIPCADGEISNATDARECIQCTEDYWSNAARDTCVPKTIEFLDFSEPLGITLMVISAVGALITLAVGMVFLVNLGTPLVKANDPILSFSLLFSLVVTFLSSIVFLGEPQPWSCMTSQVGLALGFSLCLSSIMGGLKSLSLSLSHAVTTGNPDVDSLRPAHQRALAVVLTLIQAVACTVWLIILPPHPVKNTAAQNIKIILECDEGSVVFICCVFGYDILLALLAFIFSFMARKLEDNFSEAKCLTFGMLVFFIVWSSFVPAYLSTRGKFMVAVQIFAILASSFGLLACIFLPKCYVLLVKPELNTEDMMRPRSKPRDGTGTGTSASLATVATEVQATTGNVDY from the exons ATGGATAATACTGGATTCAATTGGAAATACCGGTTACTGTGTGGATTATGTGCTTTTCTCCACTTTTACGCGTCCATCTCGGCGGAGTCCAGCTGTAAACTGAAGGCCAAGTTTAACCTGAGCGGGTACAGGAACGTGGAGAAGAAAAAGGTGGTCATGGGAGGGATGTTTCCCGTTCACCGCCGCATCGCCTCAGCCAATACCAACAGTTCCTCGGTGCCGCTGTCCCTGGGATGCGAGGG GTTTAACTTCCGGACGTTCCGTTGGACTCAGACAATGCTCTTCGCCATTGATGAGATCAACAAGCGGACAGACCTCCTCCCTGATACAGACCTGGGATATGTCATCTACGACTCCTGTTTCACCATCTCCAAGGCTGTGGAGGGCACCCTCACCTACCTGACGGGGCAGGAAGAGGCCGTGCCCAACTACCGCTGTGGCACAGGGGCGCCCCTGGCCGCTCTAGTGGGGGCTGGGGGGTCAGACCTGTCCATTGCCACCGCGCGCATACTGGGACTCTACTATTTCCCCCAG GTGAGTTACGCGTCGTCCTGCTCTGTGTTGGACAGTAAGTTCCAGTTTCCCACCTTTCTGAGGACCATCCCTAACGACGTCTACCAGTCTGAGGCAATGGCCCGCCTGGTGCTGCACTTCGGCTGGACCTGGGTGGGAACCATCGCCGCGGACGATGACTATGGGAAGTATGGCATCAAGGCCTTCAAGGAACAGGTGGAGGAGGCTGGGGTCTGCATCTCTTTCTCTGAGACCCTGCCCAAG GTGAGCTCTCCAGAGGACATCCAGCGTATTGTGGAGACGGTGGTGGAGTCGACAGCTAAAATCATTGTGGTGTTCTCCTCTGATGTGGACCTGAGCCCTCTGATCCAGGAGCTGATCCAACACAATGTCACCAACCGCACCTGGATTGCCAGTGAGGCCTGGGTCACCTCTGCACTGATCAACCAGCCTGGG GTGAGTTCATTGCTGGGTGGTACCCTGGGATTCGGTCTGAAGCGTGCTGAGATCCCCGGTCTCCAGCGTTACCTGCTAAACATAGACCCCTACTCCAACCCGCTCACTGAGGAATTCTGGGAAACGGCGTTCAACTGCACGCTGGACTACGGCCGGGCTCTGAGGCTGGCGAAAGAAATGACGAAAGCAGCAGTGGAGCAGGGGGGCAACACGAGCCTGTCCAGGGCAGTCAGAGGGGTGCCTGAGTGGCTGTGTTCGGGAAAGGAGTCCCTGGAGAAACTGAATAATACCTACTCTGACGTGACCCAGTTACGCATCACATACAG TGTGTATAAGGCTGTGTACACTGTGGCCCATGCCCTGCATAACATGGAGATCTGTGAGCCTGGCCTAGGgcccttcaacaacaacagctgtgCTGACATCACCAAATTTGAGCCCTGGCAG TTGATGTACTACCTGAAGAACGTGTGGTTCCAGGTCCCCCACACCAAAGAACCTTTATTCTTCCAGGACGGAGATGTGGACGGCTACTATGACATCATTAATTGGCAGGTGAAAGGTGACGGGGAGATCTCCTACGTGACGATTGGCCAATTCAACAGCACAGCAGCCCCGGATGCCATGATGACTATCAACAACGCATCCATAGTGTGGAACAATGATGAGCTGGAG ACTCCGAGATCAGTGTGCAGCGAGAGCTGCCAGCCTGGTACCAGGAAGGGGATCAGGCAGGGGGAGCCCGTCTGCTGTTTCGACTGCATCCCCTGTGCCGACGGAGAGATCAGCAACGCCACAG ATGCCAGGGAGTGTATCCAGTGCACTGAGGATTACTGGTCTAACGCGGCCCGAGACACCTGCGTCCCCAAGACCATCGAGTTCCTGGACTTCAGTGAACCTCTGGGCATCACACTCATGGTGATATCAGCTGTTGGAGCGCTGATCACACTGGCTGTGGGG ATGGTCTTCCTGGTCAACCTGGGTACTCCACTGGTGAAGGCCAACGACCCCATACTGAGTTTCTCCCTGCTGTTCTCCCTGGTGGTGACGTTCCTCTCCTCCATCGTCTTCCTGGGAGAGCCCCAGCCCTGGAGCTGCATGACCAGCCAGGTGGGCCTGGCCTTGGGGTtttccctctgcctctcctccatcATGGGTGGgttgaagtctctctctctctctctctctc atgctGTAACCACTGGCAACCCCGATGTGGACTCTCTCCGTCCCGCCCACCAGAGGGCCCTGGCAGTCGTATTAACACTGATCCAGGCCGTGGCGTGCACGGTGTGGCTCATCATCCTGCCGCCGCACCCGGTTAAAAACACGGCGGCGCAGAACATCAAGATCATCCTGGAGTGTGACGAGGGTTCTGTGGTCTTCATCTGCTGTGTCTTCGGCTACGACATCCTGCTGGCCCTGTTGGCCTTCATCTTCTCCTTCATGGCACGCAAACTGGAAGACAACTTCAG TGAGGCAAAGTGCTTGACCTTCGGCATGCTGGTGTTCTTCATCGTGTGGAGCTCCTTCGTCCCGGCCTACCTCAGTACACGTGGTAAGTTCATGGTGGCCGTGCAGATCTTTGCCATCCTGGCGTCCAGCTTCGGCCTGCTAGCCTGCATCTTCCTACCCAAGTGCTACGTCCTGCTGGTCAAGCCCGAGTTGAACACAGAGGATATGATGCGGCCGCGTTCCAAGCCACGTGACGGGACTGGGACAGGGACCTCGGCCTCGCTAGCTACGGTGGCCACTGAAGTTCAAGCTACGACAGGCAATGTTGATTATTAG